A part of Amycolatopsis lurida genomic DNA contains:
- the rplP gene encoding 50S ribosomal protein L16, producing the protein MLIPRRVKHRKQHSPKRHGAAKGGTKVNFGEYGIQALEHSYVTNRQIESARIAMTRHIKRGGKVWTTIYPDRPLTKKPAETRMGSGKGSPEWWIANVKPGRVMFEISFPNEETAREALRRAIHKLPMKCRIVTREGGEF; encoded by the coding sequence GTGCTCATCCCGCGCAGGGTCAAGCACCGGAAGCAGCACTCCCCGAAGCGCCACGGTGCCGCCAAGGGCGGTACGAAGGTGAACTTCGGCGAGTACGGCATCCAGGCGCTTGAGCACAGCTACGTGACCAACCGGCAGATCGAGTCCGCTCGTATCGCCATGACGCGTCACATCAAGCGTGGTGGCAAGGTGTGGACGACCATCTACCCGGACCGCCCGCTGACCAAGAAGCCGGCGGAAACCCGCATGGGTTCCGGTAAGGGTTCGCCCGAGTGGTGGATCGCCAACGTGAAGCCCGGCCGCGTGATGTTCGAGATCTCGTTCCCGAACGAGGAGACCGCCCGTGAGGCGCTCCGTCGCGCGATCCACAAGCTGCCCATGAAGTGCCGCATCGTGACCCGTGAAGGTGGTGAGTTCTGA